From Pseudomonas poae, the proteins below share one genomic window:
- the tadA gene encoding tRNA adenosine(34) deaminase TadA — translation MRQFRPAAIIDRSRDQDFMREALALAAQGAALGEVPVGAVLVQDGEIIGRGFNCPISGNDPSAHAEMVAIRAAAQAISNYRLVGSTLYVTLEPCSMCAGLIVHSRVARVVYGALEPKAGIVQSQGQFFTQGFLNHRVLYEGGVLAEECGAVLSEFFKARRAKPTL, via the coding sequence ATGCGCCAGTTTCGCCCCGCAGCAATTATCGACCGCAGCCGCGACCAGGACTTTATGCGCGAAGCCCTGGCCCTCGCCGCCCAGGGCGCCGCGCTGGGCGAAGTGCCGGTGGGCGCGGTGCTGGTGCAGGACGGTGAAATCATCGGCCGTGGCTTCAACTGCCCGATCAGCGGCAACGACCCCAGCGCCCATGCCGAAATGGTCGCCATCCGCGCCGCCGCGCAAGCCATCAGCAACTATCGCCTGGTCGGCAGCACGCTGTATGTGACGCTGGAACCGTGCAGCATGTGCGCGGGCCTGATCGTGCATTCGCGTGTGGCGCGTGTGGTGTATGGCGCGTTGGAGCCCAAGGCCGGGATCGTGCAAAGCCAGGGGCAGTTTTTTACCCAGGGCTTTCTTAACCATCGGGTGTTGTATGAAGGTGGGGTGTTGGCGGAGGAATGCGGGGCTGTTCTGAGTGAGTTCTTCAAGGCCAGACGAGCCAAGCCAACACTTTAA
- a CDS encoding multicopper oxidase family protein, with amino-acid sequence MSRSFSRRQILGGLAGLAVVGVGAGGAYRYWLGKVAEAEAGHDYELIAAPLDVELVPGHKTPAWAFGPSAPGTELRVRQGEWLRVRFINHLPVATTIHWHGIRLPLEMDGVPYVSQLPVLPGEYFDYKFRVPDAGSYWYHPHVNSSEELGRGLVGPLIIEEREPTGFKHERTLSLKSWHVDEEGAFVAFSIPREAARGGTAGRLSTINGVSQAVIDLPAGQITRVRLLNLDNTLTYRLNIPDVEAQIYALDGNPIEPRPLGKEYWLGPGMRICLAIKAPPAGEELSIRNGPVRLGTFRSVANTDAPTEWPPALPANPVAEPDLANAEKLNFNFEWVGSVSVDDGKPPSLWQINGKAWDITDKTCADRPIAKLEKGKSYIFELKNMTQYQHPIHLHGMSFKVIASNRHKVIPYFTDTYLLGKNERARVALVADNPGVWMFHCHVIDHMETGLMAAIEVA; translated from the coding sequence GTGTCCCGATCCTTTTCCCGTCGACAAATCCTGGGTGGTCTTGCAGGCCTGGCCGTAGTGGGGGTCGGTGCCGGTGGTGCCTATCGCTATTGGCTGGGGAAAGTCGCCGAGGCCGAAGCGGGTCACGATTACGAGCTGATTGCCGCGCCGCTCGACGTGGAACTGGTGCCGGGGCACAAGACCCCGGCCTGGGCATTCGGCCCGTCGGCACCGGGTACCGAATTGCGCGTGCGCCAGGGCGAATGGCTGCGGGTGCGTTTTATCAACCACCTGCCGGTCGCCACCACCATTCACTGGCATGGCATCCGCCTGCCGCTGGAAATGGACGGCGTGCCGTACGTCTCGCAATTGCCGGTGTTGCCTGGCGAATACTTCGATTACAAATTCCGCGTGCCGGATGCCGGCAGCTACTGGTATCACCCCCACGTGAACAGCAGCGAAGAACTCGGCCGTGGCCTGGTCGGCCCGCTGATCATCGAGGAGCGCGAGCCCACGGGTTTCAAGCACGAACGCACCCTCAGCCTGAAAAGCTGGCACGTGGACGAAGAGGGCGCTTTCGTGGCGTTCAGCATTCCCCGTGAGGCCGCACGTGGCGGTACGGCCGGGCGCCTGTCGACGATCAACGGCGTGTCCCAGGCGGTGATCGATCTGCCCGCCGGGCAGATCACCCGCGTGCGCTTGCTCAACCTCGACAACACCCTGACCTATCGCCTCAACATCCCGGACGTCGAAGCGCAGATCTATGCGCTGGACGGCAACCCCATCGAGCCGCGCCCGCTGGGCAAGGAATACTGGCTGGGCCCGGGCATGCGCATCTGCCTGGCGATCAAGGCCCCGCCGGCCGGTGAAGAACTGTCGATCCGCAATGGCCCGGTGCGCCTGGGCACCTTCCGCTCGGTCGCCAATACCGACGCGCCGACCGAATGGCCACCGGCGCTGCCGGCCAACCCGGTTGCCGAGCCGGACCTGGCCAATGCGGAAAAACTCAACTTCAATTTCGAGTGGGTCGGCAGCGTGTCGGTGGATGATGGCAAGCCGCCGAGCCTGTGGCAGATCAACGGCAAAGCCTGGGACATCACCGACAAGACCTGCGCCGACCGCCCGATCGCCAAGCTGGAGAAGGGCAAGAGCTACATTTTTGAACTGAAGAACATGACCCAGTACCAGCACCCGATCCACCTGCATGGCATGAGCTTCAAGGTGATCGCCTCGAACCGCCACAAGGTGATTCCGTACTTCACCGACACCTACCTGCTGGGCAAGAACGAGCGCGCCCGCGTGGCATTGGTGGCCGATAACCCCGGGGTGTGGATGTTCCATTGCCACGTGATCGACCATATGGAAACCGGCCTGATGGCCGCCATCGAGGTGGCGTAA
- the pdxJ gene encoding pyridoxine 5'-phosphate synthase translates to MSTSNRILLGVNIDHVATLRQARGTRYPDPVKAALDAEEAGADGITVHLREDRRHIQERDVLLLKDVLQTRMNFEMGVTEEMMAFAERIRPAHICLVPETRQELTTEGGLDVAGQEARIKAAVERLSKIGSEVSLFIDADERQIEASRRVGAPAIELHTGRYADATTPTEVADELQRIIDGVKCGLNEGLIVNAGHGLHYHNVEAVAAIQGINELNIGHALVAHALFVGFKGAVAEMKALILAAAKH, encoded by the coding sequence GTGAGCACCAGCAATCGCATTCTTCTTGGCGTCAACATCGACCACGTCGCTACCCTGCGCCAGGCCCGGGGCACCCGTTACCCTGACCCGGTCAAGGCTGCGCTGGACGCCGAAGAAGCGGGCGCCGACGGCATCACCGTGCACCTGCGCGAAGACCGTCGCCACATCCAGGAGCGCGATGTGTTGCTGCTCAAGGATGTGCTGCAAACCCGCATGAACTTCGAGATGGGCGTCACCGAAGAAATGATGGCGTTCGCCGAGCGCATCCGCCCGGCGCATATCTGCCTGGTGCCGGAAACCCGCCAGGAACTGACCACCGAAGGCGGGCTCGACGTGGCCGGCCAGGAAGCGCGGATCAAGGCCGCCGTGGAGCGCCTGTCGAAAATCGGCAGCGAAGTGTCGCTGTTCATCGACGCCGACGAGCGCCAGATCGAAGCCTCGCGCCGAGTTGGCGCGCCGGCCATCGAACTGCACACCGGGCGTTATGCCGATGCCACTACCCCCACCGAAGTGGCTGACGAACTGCAGCGCATTATCGACGGCGTGAAGTGCGGCCTGAATGAAGGGCTGATCGTCAACGCCGGCCATGGCCTGCACTACCACAACGTCGAAGCCGTGGCTGCGATCCAGGGCATCAACGAGCTGAACATCGGCCACGCATTGGTGGCGCATGCGCTGTTTGTCGGTTTCAAAGGTGCGGTGGCCGAGATGAAGGCTTTGATTCTGGCTGCTGCCAAGCACTGA
- the recO gene encoding DNA repair protein RecO: MSQSPPPSQLAYVLHSRAYRETSALVDFLTPQGRLRAVLRSARGKAGTLARPFVALDVEFRGKGELKNVGRLESVGTSAWLNGEALFSGLYLNELLIRLLPAEDPHPAVFDHYAATLLALAEGRPLEPLLRAFEWRLLDDLGYGFELSNDLNGDPVAEDGMYRLQVDAGLERVYLLQPGLFQGSELLAMSEADWTAPGALSAAKRLMRQALAVHLGGRPLVSRELFRKP; this comes from the coding sequence ATGTCCCAATCCCCACCTCCCAGCCAACTCGCCTACGTCCTGCACAGCCGCGCCTACCGCGAGACCAGCGCCCTGGTGGACTTCCTTACGCCTCAAGGTCGCCTGCGTGCCGTATTGCGCAGTGCACGGGGCAAGGCGGGCACATTGGCCCGGCCGTTCGTGGCGCTGGATGTGGAGTTTCGGGGCAAGGGTGAGTTGAAGAACGTCGGTCGCCTGGAAAGCGTCGGCACCTCCGCCTGGCTGAATGGCGAAGCCCTGTTCAGCGGCCTCTACCTCAACGAATTGCTGATTCGTCTGCTGCCCGCCGAAGACCCGCATCCGGCGGTCTTCGATCACTACGCCGCCACCCTGCTGGCCCTGGCCGAAGGCCGCCCCCTGGAGCCGCTGTTGCGTGCCTTCGAATGGCGCCTGCTTGACGACCTGGGCTACGGTTTCGAACTGAGCAACGACCTGAACGGCGATCCCGTCGCCGAAGACGGCATGTACCGGCTACAAGTGGACGCGGGCCTGGAGCGCGTGTACCTGCTGCAACCGGGCCTGTTCCAGGGCTCTGAGCTGTTGGCCATGAGCGAAGCCGACTGGACGGCCCCCGGCGCCTTGTCCGCTGCCAAGCGCCTGATGCGCCAGGCGCTGGCTGTGCATTTGGGCGGAAGGCCGCTGGTCAGTCGCGAGTTGTTTCGAAAGCCCTGA
- the era gene encoding GTPase Era: MTDSTATRCGYVAIVGRPNVGKSTLLNHILGQKLAITSRKPQTTRHNMLGIKTEGSVQAVYVDTPGMHKGGEKALNRYMNKTASAALKDVDVVIFVVDRTKWTDEDQMVLERVQYVTGPLIVALNKTDRIEDKAELMPHLTWLQEQLPNAQIMPISAQHGHNLEALERVIAGYLPENEHFFPEDQITDRSSRFLAAELVREKIMRQMGAELPYQITVEIEEFKQQGKTLHIHALILVERDGQKKIIIGDKGERIKRIGTEARKDMELLFDSKIMLNLWVKVKGGWSDDERALRSLGYGDL; encoded by the coding sequence ATGACTGATTCAACCGCAACACGCTGTGGCTATGTTGCCATCGTCGGCCGCCCGAACGTGGGCAAGTCCACGCTGCTGAACCACATCCTCGGCCAGAAACTCGCGATCACCTCGCGCAAGCCGCAGACCACCCGCCACAACATGCTGGGTATCAAGACCGAAGGCAGCGTGCAAGCGGTCTACGTCGACACCCCGGGCATGCACAAAGGCGGCGAGAAAGCCCTCAACCGCTACATGAACAAGACCGCTTCGGCGGCGTTGAAAGACGTCGACGTGGTGATCTTCGTGGTCGACCGCACCAAATGGACCGACGAAGACCAGATGGTTCTGGAGCGTGTGCAGTATGTCACCGGCCCGTTGATCGTCGCGCTGAACAAGACCGACCGCATCGAAGACAAAGCCGAACTGATGCCGCACCTGACCTGGCTGCAGGAACAACTGCCGAACGCCCAGATCATGCCGATCTCGGCCCAGCACGGGCATAACCTCGAAGCCCTGGAGCGTGTGATCGCCGGCTACCTGCCGGAGAACGAGCACTTCTTCCCGGAAGACCAGATCACTGACCGCAGCAGCCGTTTCCTTGCCGCTGAACTGGTCCGCGAGAAAATCATGCGCCAGATGGGCGCCGAGCTGCCGTACCAGATCACCGTCGAAATCGAAGAGTTCAAGCAGCAGGGCAAGACCCTGCATATCCACGCGCTGATCCTCGTGGAACGTGACGGCCAGAAGAAAATCATCATTGGCGACAAGGGCGAGCGCATCAAGCGCATCGGCACCGAGGCGCGCAAGGACATGGAATTGCTGTTTGATTCCAAGATCATGCTTAACCTGTGGGTGAAGGTTAAGGGTGGCTGGTCCGATGATGAGCGCGCGTTGCGTTCCCTCGGCTACGGCGACCTGTAA
- the rnc gene encoding ribonuclease III, with product MSVSLSRLERQLGYTFKDQELMVLALTHRSFAGRNNERLEFLGDAILNFVAGEALFERFPQAREGQLSRLRARLVKGETLAVLARGFGLGEYLRLGSGELKSGGFRRESILADALEALIGAIYLDAGMDAAKERVTAWLTSEIESLTLVDTNKDPKTRLQEFLQSRGCELPRYEVVDIQGEPHCRVFFVECEITLLNEKSRGQGVSRRIAEQVAAAAALIALGVENGHD from the coding sequence GTGAGCGTTTCTCTAAGTCGTCTCGAGCGTCAGCTCGGCTACACCTTCAAGGATCAGGAATTGATGGTCCTTGCCCTCACACACCGCAGTTTTGCCGGGCGTAATAACGAACGCCTGGAATTCCTCGGTGACGCCATCCTCAACTTCGTCGCCGGTGAAGCCCTGTTCGAGCGCTTCCCTCAAGCCCGTGAAGGTCAACTGTCGCGCTTGCGTGCGCGGCTGGTGAAGGGCGAGACCCTGGCCGTGCTGGCCCGTGGCTTTGGCCTGGGCGAGTACCTGCGGCTGGGTTCCGGCGAGCTGAAGAGCGGCGGTTTTCGTCGCGAATCGATCCTGGCCGACGCCCTTGAAGCGTTGATCGGTGCCATCTACCTCGATGCAGGCATGGACGCGGCCAAGGAGCGGGTGACCGCCTGGCTGACCTCCGAGATCGAAAGCCTGACGCTGGTCGACACCAACAAAGACCCCAAGACCCGCCTGCAGGAATTCCTGCAGTCGCGTGGTTGCGAACTGCCACGCTACGAAGTGGTGGATATCCAGGGTGAGCCGCATTGCCGCGTGTTCTTCGTGGAATGTGAAATCACCTTACTGAATGAAAAAAGCCGAGGTCAGGGTGTGAGCCGCCGTATTGCCGAACAGGTAGCGGCCGCCGCAGCACTGATTGCCCTGGGCGTGGAGAATGGCCATGACTGA
- the lepB gene encoding signal peptidase I produces the protein MSLNFPLLLVIAVAVCGLLALLDLVFFAPRRRAAIASYQGSVSQPDTVVVEKLNKEPLLVEYGKSFFPVLFIVLVLRSFLVEPFQIPSGSMIPTLDVGDFILVNKFSYGIRLPVIDKKVIEVGDPQRGDVMVFRFPSDPNVNYIKRVIGLPGDVIRYTGDKRLFINGESVAEKLIGSEPNSLGSAELYQEKLGTVEHQIRKQMSNYRAQPDGEWKVPAGHYFMMGDNRDNSNDSRYWDDPNIPKDLLGMVPDQNIVGKAFAVWMSWPESKFSHLPNFSRVGLIK, from the coding sequence ATGTCGCTAAATTTCCCGCTGTTGCTGGTCATTGCCGTAGCCGTTTGCGGCCTGCTGGCGTTGCTCGATCTGGTGTTCTTCGCCCCGCGTCGGCGGGCGGCTATCGCCTCTTATCAGGGCAGCGTCAGCCAGCCCGATACGGTGGTGGTCGAGAAGCTGAACAAAGAGCCTTTGCTGGTTGAATACGGCAAGTCGTTCTTCCCGGTATTGTTCATCGTGCTGGTGCTGCGTTCGTTCCTGGTGGAGCCGTTCCAGATCCCTTCGGGGTCGATGATCCCTACCCTGGACGTGGGCGACTTCATCCTGGTGAACAAGTTTTCCTACGGGATTCGCCTGCCGGTGATCGACAAGAAGGTCATCGAAGTCGGTGACCCGCAGCGTGGCGATGTCATGGTGTTTCGCTTCCCAAGCGACCCGAACGTCAATTACATCAAGCGTGTGATTGGCCTGCCGGGCGATGTGATTCGCTACACCGGCGACAAGCGCCTGTTCATCAACGGTGAGTCGGTGGCCGAGAAGTTGATCGGTTCCGAACCGAACAGCCTGGGCAGCGCCGAGTTGTACCAGGAAAAACTCGGTACGGTAGAGCACCAAATCCGCAAGCAAATGAGCAACTACCGTGCTCAGCCTGATGGCGAATGGAAAGTGCCGGCCGGGCACTATTTCATGATGGGCGACAACCGTGACAACTCCAATGACAGCCGTTACTGGGATGACCCCAACATTCCCAAGGATCTGCTGGGCATGGTTCCCGACCAGAATATCGTCGGCAAGGCGTTTGCGGTCTGGATGAGCTGGCCGGAATCCAAATTCAGCCACCTGCCGAACTTCTCGCGGGTCGGGCTGATCAAGTAA
- the lepA gene encoding translation elongation factor 4, with the protein MSDLSHIRNFSIIAHIDHGKSTLADRFIQMCGGLAEREMEAQVLDSMDLERERGITIKAHSVTLYYTAKDGIKYQLNFIDTPGHVDFTYEVSRSLAACEGALLVVDAGQGVEAQSVANCYTAIEQGLEVMPVLNKIDLPQADPDRVKEEIEKIIGIDATDAVECSAKTGLGVDEVLERLVKTIPAPTGNYEDPLQALIIDSWFDNYLGVVSLVRVRHGRVKKGDKILVKSTGKIHLVDSVGVFNPKHTATTDLKAGEVGFIIAGIKDIHGAPVGDTLTLSSTPDVDVLPGFKRIQPQVYAGLFPVSSDDFEDFREALQKLTLNDSSLQYTPESSDALGFGFRCGFLGMLHMEIIQERLEREYDLDLITTAPTVIFELALKTGETIYVDNPSKLPDLSSIEDMREPIVRANILVPQEHLGNVITLCIEKRGVQHDMLFLGTQVQVTYDLPMNEVVLDFFDRLKSTSRGYASLDYHFDRYQSANLVKLDVLINGDKVDALALIVHKDNAHYKGRQLTEKMKELIPRQMFDVAIQAAIGGQIIARTSVKALRKNVLAKCYGGDVSRKRKLLEKQKAGKKRMKQVGNVEIPQEAFLAVLRLDS; encoded by the coding sequence GTGAGTGATTTGAGTCATATCCGCAATTTCTCCATCATCGCCCACATTGACCATGGCAAGTCGACGCTGGCCGATCGGTTCATCCAGATGTGCGGCGGCCTTGCCGAGCGTGAAATGGAAGCCCAGGTCCTGGACTCCATGGACCTTGAGCGCGAACGCGGGATCACCATCAAGGCCCACAGCGTTACTCTGTACTACACCGCCAAAGACGGCATCAAGTACCAGCTGAACTTCATTGACACCCCCGGCCACGTTGACTTCACCTACGAAGTCAGCCGCTCGCTGGCAGCCTGTGAAGGCGCCTTGCTGGTGGTCGATGCCGGCCAGGGCGTTGAAGCTCAATCCGTAGCCAACTGCTACACCGCGATCGAGCAGGGCCTTGAGGTCATGCCGGTACTGAACAAGATCGACCTGCCCCAGGCCGATCCTGACCGCGTGAAAGAAGAAATCGAAAAAATCATCGGCATTGACGCCACCGACGCCGTCGAGTGCAGCGCCAAGACCGGCCTGGGCGTCGACGAAGTGCTCGAGCGCCTGGTCAAGACCATCCCTGCACCTACCGGCAACTACGAAGATCCGCTGCAAGCGTTGATCATCGACTCCTGGTTCGACAACTACCTGGGCGTTGTTTCCCTGGTGCGTGTGCGCCACGGCCGGGTGAAGAAGGGCGACAAGATCCTGGTCAAATCCACCGGCAAGATCCACCTGGTGGACAGCGTTGGTGTATTCAACCCGAAACACACCGCCACCACCGACCTCAAGGCCGGCGAAGTAGGCTTCATCATCGCTGGTATCAAGGACATTCACGGTGCACCGGTCGGTGACACCCTGACCTTGAGCTCCACCCCTGATGTAGACGTGCTGCCGGGCTTCAAACGCATCCAGCCGCAGGTTTACGCCGGTCTGTTCCCGGTCAGCTCCGACGACTTCGAAGACTTCCGCGAGGCGCTGCAGAAGCTGACCCTCAACGACTCGTCGTTGCAGTACACCCCGGAAAGCTCCGACGCCCTGGGCTTCGGCTTCCGCTGCGGGTTCCTGGGCATGCTGCACATGGAGATCATCCAGGAGCGCCTGGAGCGCGAATACGACCTGGACCTGATCACCACTGCGCCGACGGTTATTTTTGAGCTGGCGCTGAAAACCGGTGAAACGATTTACGTCGACAACCCGTCCAAGCTTCCAGACCTGTCCTCCATCGAGGACATGCGCGAGCCGATCGTGCGGGCCAATATCCTGGTACCGCAGGAGCACCTGGGCAACGTCATTACCCTGTGTATCGAAAAGCGTGGCGTGCAGCACGACATGTTGTTCCTCGGGACCCAGGTACAAGTGACCTACGATTTGCCGATGAACGAAGTGGTCCTGGACTTCTTCGACCGTCTCAAATCCACCAGCCGCGGCTATGCTTCGCTGGATTACCATTTCGACCGTTACCAATCGGCTAATCTGGTGAAACTGGATGTGCTGATCAACGGCGACAAGGTTGATGCCCTGGCACTGATCGTGCACAAGGACAATGCGCACTACAAAGGTCGCCAGTTGACCGAGAAGATGAAAGAACTGATTCCGCGCCAGATGTTCGACGTCGCGATCCAGGCCGCCATTGGCGGGCAGATCATTGCGCGAACCTCCGTCAAGGCACTCAGAAAGAACGTACTGGCCAAATGCTACGGCGGTGACGTAAGCCGTAAGCGCAAACTGCTTGAGAAGCAAAAGGCCGGTAAAAAACGCATGAAGCAAGTGGGCAACGTGGAAATTCCACAAGAAGCCTTCCTTGCGGTGCTCAGGTTGGATAGTTAG
- the lptG gene encoding LPS export ABC transporter permease LptG, translating into MAKLDRYIGSSVLIAILAVLGIILGLASLFAFIDEVGNVSDTYTVWDVLSYVALTAPRRLYDMMPMAALIGCLIGLGSLASNSELTIMRAAGVSIGRIVWAVMKPMLLLMACSVLIGEYVAPPAETTAQANRALAQGSGDAQSSKHGLWHRQGDEFIHINAVQPGGLLIGVTRYTFDKERHLLESSFAKRAQYSNEKWQLTDITTTYFRNIGQGTKASTEVINVPSEEWDIALKPQLLNTVVMIPESLPISGLWGYIHYLKDQGLNNGRYWLAFWVKVLQPVVTAALVLMAISFIFGPLRSVTLGQRVFTGVLVGFTFRIAQDLLGPSSLVFGFSPLFAVLVPTAICALAGFWLLRRAG; encoded by the coding sequence GTGGCTAAGCTCGATCGCTACATTGGTAGCAGCGTACTGATCGCCATCCTGGCGGTATTGGGCATCATCCTCGGTTTGGCGTCGTTGTTCGCCTTCATCGATGAAGTGGGCAACGTCAGCGACACCTACACCGTGTGGGACGTGCTGAGCTACGTGGCCCTTACCGCGCCGCGTCGTCTCTACGACATGATGCCGATGGCCGCGCTGATCGGTTGCCTGATCGGCCTGGGCAGCCTGGCCAGCAACAGTGAGCTGACCATCATGCGGGCCGCCGGGGTGTCCATCGGGCGTATTGTCTGGGCGGTGATGAAGCCGATGCTGCTGCTGATGGCTTGCAGCGTGCTGATCGGCGAATACGTCGCGCCACCGGCCGAAACCACGGCCCAGGCCAACCGCGCCCTGGCCCAGGGGTCGGGTGATGCGCAAAGCTCCAAGCATGGCCTGTGGCACCGTCAGGGCGATGAGTTCATCCATATCAACGCCGTGCAGCCAGGCGGCCTGTTGATTGGTGTGACACGCTATACCTTTGACAAAGAGCGTCACCTGCTGGAGTCGAGCTTCGCCAAACGTGCGCAGTACAGCAACGAAAAGTGGCAACTGACCGATATCACCACAACTTACTTCCGCAATATCGGCCAAGGCACCAAGGCCAGCACCGAAGTGATCAATGTGCCGAGCGAAGAGTGGGATATCGCCCTCAAGCCGCAGTTGCTCAATACCGTGGTGATGATCCCGGAAAGCCTGCCGATCTCCGGGTTGTGGGGCTATATCCACTACCTCAAGGATCAGGGCTTGAATAACGGCCGCTACTGGCTGGCATTTTGGGTCAAAGTGTTGCAGCCGGTGGTGACCGCCGCGCTGGTGCTGATGGCGATTTCGTTCATCTTCGGCCCGTTGCGTTCCGTCACCCTGGGCCAGCGTGTGTTTACCGGTGTGCTGGTGGGGTTTACCTTCCGTATCGCCCAGGACCTGCTCGGCCCGTCGAGCCTGGTGTTCGGTTTCTCGCCGCTGTTTGCGGTGCTGGTACCCACCGCCATCTGCGCCCTGGCCGGGTTCTGGCTGTTGCGCCGGGCCGGTTGA